Below is a genomic region from Pseudomonas extremaustralis.
TTGCCGCGCTTGCTCGGCGAAGCCAAGCATGAAGTGCGCGTGCAACTGCTGGACTACGCGCCGCTGTCCTACGGACCGGATAAAACCCGACCCTACTATGCGGTGATCGACAACGCCGTACGTGCGGCCGCCGCACGCGGAGTGTCGATCAAGCTGATGGTGTCCAACTGGAACACCGACGCGCTGGAACTGCCCTATTTGAAAAGCCTCGCGGTGTTGCCCAACGTACAGATCAAGATCGTCACCCTGCCCCAGGCCAAGCAAGGGTTTATCCCCTATGCACGGGTGATCCACAGCAAGACCCTGGAGATCGACGGGCAAGTGGCGTGGGTCGGCACCAGCAATTGGCTGGGCGGCTATCTGGATAATTCGCGCAACCTGGAGGTGGTCATGCGCAGCGAAGCGATGGCCAAGCGTATAGGACAATTGCATGAACAGTTGTGGGATGGGCCCTATGCTAAAGCACTGGACGTAACGGCCGATTACCCCGCGCCGCACCCTGGCCAACCTTGACCTGCACACGATTCAACGCCCGCACCCACAAGGATGTACTCACCGACGGGGGGGCGTTTGACTTAGAAATTTCCTACACCAAGGTCTGCCACTCTCAACCCCGGCGGTGGTAGTGTGTGGAAATATTTCTGACTTAATGATCAGAAACTTCCCACTCATTACCAGCAAAGGAATGCGTCCCGCCATGTACTTTCCACTCAAGCAATTGGCTGTCGCCAGCGTGTTCGCAGCGGGCCTCTCGACCTTAGTCAGCCCAGCTTTCGCCAACATCACCCCACAGCAAAGCACGGCGATTCTGAAGAATTTCAGCGAAACCTCGGTCACAGACTTCAACAGTTTCCTCGGCACCCTGGCACAGGGCGAGCTGGGCAAAACCAGCGATGTGGGCCAGGCGATCAACGCCTTTCTCGAGCACAAACCCCTTAGCGCCGAGCAACAGAACGAACTCAATCGCCTGCTGGGCATTTATGCACGGCTGAAATACGCCAAGGCCGCCACTGAGACCCTGCGCGAGCTGGTGGAAATTCCGACGTTCAACGTCGACGGCCTGCCGCAGTATAAAAACCCGCAATTTCTCAAAATCGCCGACAAACTGCAGGGCTTGGCGAAAGCCTTCAACCTGAATTTCCGTAACATCGACAACCGCGTGTACGAAATCTCCCTGGAAGGCAGTGGCGATGAAGTGGTGGGCATCCACGCGCACGCGGATGTGGTGCCGGTGACGCCGGAAAACTGGGTGCTGAAAGACGGTACCCGGCTTGATCCGTTCAAGTTCACGCTGATCGGCGACCGCATGTACGGCCGCGGGACTGAAGACGACAAAAATGGCATCGTGGTGGCGATGTACGCCATGAAGGTGATCAAGGAAGAGAAGCTGCCGCTGGCGCGCACGTTCAAGCTGCTGGTGGACACCACCGAAGAAACCTCCGGCGACGCGATCCCCTATTACTTTGAACGCAACCCGACGCCGCCTTACAACCTGGCGCTGGATGGCGGTTACCCGGTGGTCATTGCCGAAAAAGGCTACGGCACGGTCATGGCCATCTTCCCGCGCCGCAAAGGCGAGGGCAAAGGCGCAGAAATCATCGCTATGACCGGCGGTAAAGCTACCAATCAGATTCCCTCGGCGTCGGTCGCCACGTTGCTCAGTGACAAACCCGCCGAATTGGCGGCCAGCCTGCAAGAGGCCGGCGCGCAATACGCCAAGCGCAATGGCGCTGACTTTCAGGTGAATGCAAAGGTGGTAGGCAAAGAGGTGCAGTTGACGGTCACTGGAGTCTCCGCGCACTCATCCGAACCCGAATCCGGGGTGAACCCGGTCGCGCGTATGCTGGGGCTGATCCACAGCGTCGACGGCAAGATCGCCCTCAAGCACAACCACATCACCGACGCGGCGCGTTATGCCGCCGACAATTGGGGACTGGACTATCTGGGCGGCAAATTAGGCGTGGGTTTCGCCGATGACTTCATGGGGCCGCTGACCACCTCGCCGACATTCGTCGACCTGGATGACAAAGCCTTCAAGCTGGCGGTGAACCTGCGCGTACCCAAGGGTAAGTCGCCGGAGAAACTCAAAGCGGAGATCGCCGACAAACTCAGCACCTGGGACAAGAAAACCAAGATCAACGTGAACTTCACCTACTCGATCGCCGAACCGATGTACCGCAACCCGGAAGGTGAGTGGGTCAAGGCCTTGTTGGCGGTGGCCACGGAAAACCTGGGCATGAAACATGCGTTCGGCACCTCGGCCGGCGCCACCTCCGTGCATGAACTGCCCAACGGCGTGCAGTTCGGCCTGGCACGCCCGGAAGAGAAGTACACCGGGCACACTGACAATGAGTTCAAGACGGTCGAGCAGTTCCTCCTGGACCTGCAGATCGTCACCGAAATGATGGCGCGGGTCGGTCAGTTACCGAAGCTCTGAGTGCGGCAGGAGCCCGCCGCACTGGCGGGCTTGTTTGAGTTGGCGCAGATACCTTAAACGCTGGCAGCCGCCACCTGCATGGAACCGGTTTCCTGCAGGTTGATGTGCCAGCTCAAGGCCTTGCTCAAGACGTGAGGCGTATGCCCACCCTTGGCACACGCCGCCGTGAAATAGCTTCTCAATGCTTCGCGGTAATCCGGATGCACGCAGTTGTTGATGATCAACTCGGCTCGTTCCTTCGGCGCCAGGCCACGCAGGTCTGCCAACCCTTGTTCAGTCACCAGGATATCGACGTCATGCTCGGTGTGGTCGACATGGCTGACCATCGGCACCACGCGGGAAATCGCACCGTCCTTGGCGATGGACTTGGTCACGAAAATCGACAGCAGTGCGTTACGGGCGAAGTCTCCCGAGCCACCGATGCCATTCATGATGTGCGTACCGCCGACGTGGGTGGAGTTGACGTTTCCGTACAGGTCGAACTCCAGCGCCGTGTTGATGGCAATCACGCCCAACCGGCGAATCACTTCCGGGTGATTGGATATTTCCTGGGGTCGCAACACCAGGCGATCGGCGTATTTGTCCAGGTTGCCGAACACCCGCTCGCCACAAGGGCCGGACAGGGTGATCGAACAGCCAGAGGCAAACTTCAGCTTGCCCGCGTCGAGTAGTTCAAAGGTGGAATCCTGCAACACCTCCGAGTACTGCACCAGATCGCTGAACGGCGCATCGATCAGCCCACACATGACGGCGTTGGCAATGGAGCCGACGCCGACTTGCAACGGCGCCAGGCTTCGACCCAAGCGCTCGTGTTCTACCTCTTGCTCGAAAAAAGCCACCAGATGATCGGCAATCGCCTGGGTCTCATGATCGGGCGGCAGCATGGGAATGGCCGATTCCGGCGTATCGCAAAGCACGATGGCGACGATCTTGGCAGGGTCGATCGCGATGGCCTGGGTGCCGATGCGATCATCCGGGCTGATGATCGGAATCGGTCCGCGGCCAGGGCGTCCGTGGGGCAGGAAAATATCGTGCATCCCTTCAAAATAAGGGCTGCTGGCCAGGTTCAGCTCAACGATGACCTGCCGTGCCGTCTGGGCGAAACTGGCCGAATTGCCGACTGAAGACGTCGGCACGATATGACCCTGCTCGGTGATCGCCACCGCTTCAATCACCGCAACATCGGGATTGGGCAGGCTGCCGTCACGCAGTTGCTCGACCACTTCGCTCAGATGCTGGTCGATAAACACCACGCGACCTTCGTTGATCGCCTTGCGCAGCACCGGGTCGCCTTGAAACGGCATGCGCCGCGCCAGCAGCCCGGCCTCGGCCATCTGCCCGTCGAGGCCACGACCGAGGCTCGCGCCGGTAATCAGGTTGATCTTGAGCGGGTCTTGCCGAGCCCGCTCGATGAGCGCCAGTGGCACGGCCTTGGCGTCCCCTGCGCCACCGAAACCACTCATGCCCACGGTCATGCCGTCGTGAATGAACGCGGCGGCCTGCGCCGCGCTCATGATTTTTTCGTGCAAGGAATCCAGGCGGATGCGCTGGTGATGCATGGGGTGAACCTCAAAAAAGTTAGGCACAAAAACCAACGCGATGTCAGAACTGTTCGTCGTCCAACGCCATGATGCTCGCGCTCCCAGCGCTGACTGCTGCCAACAATGCGTGTACACGGGGCAGCAGTTGCTCGGCGTAGAAGCGTGCGCTGACGCCTTTAGCCTTGAGGAACTCGGCATCGCCCGTGCCGGCTTCCAGTTGCGCGTGCGCCTGCACGGCAGAACGTGCCATGAGCCAACCGCCCGACAGGTAGCCGAAGAGCATCAGGAAGTTAACGCTGACACTGCCGGCCCAATCCGCATCGCGCTTGGCGTTGTCGAGTAACAGCGACAAGGCCTCGCGTCCGGCGCCCAGCGCGGCGGCCAACGCCACTGCCTGATAGTCGAGGGCGTCGATGTGGCGCAGTTGCTCGACGGTTTGATCCATTTCTTCGAGCAGGCTGTTCAGCAACGCGCCTTGGTTCAGCAGGGTCTTGCGCCCTACCAGGTCAAGGGCCTGAATGCCGGTGGTGCCTTCATAAATGGTCAGGATGCGCGCATCGCGATAATGCTGCGCCGCACCGGTCTCTTCGATAAAGCCCATGCCGCCGTGGATCTGTACACCGAGGGAGGTGACTTCCTGGGCCAATTCGGTCAGCCAGCCTTTGACGATCGGGGTGAACACATCGACCCGGCCCTGATGCTGGTGCGCAAGCTCTGGGGTGGGCGCATGCGCAGCACGGTCGACCTCGGCGGCGGCCACCAGGGACAACGCACGCATCGCTTCGATGGACGCTTTCATCTGCATCAGCATCCGGCGCACATCGGGGAAGTGAATGATCGAGAAACGGCTGCCGTCCTTGCGCGTGCCTTGCAGACGGTCTTTGGCGTATTGACGGGCCTGCTGGTAAGCGCGCTCGGCAATCGACAAGCCCTGCAGGCCGACACTCTGGCGGGCGTGGTTCATCATGGTGAACATGCAGGCCAGGCCCATGTGCGGCTCGCCGACCAGATAACCGACCGCGCCTTCAGGATCGCCGAAATTCATCACGCAGGTCGGGCTGCCATGGATGCCCAATTTGTGTTCCAGGGAGATGCACTGCACGTTATTGCGCACGCCCGGCTGGCCTTGGGCATCGAGCAGGAACTTGGGGACCACGAACAGCGAAATGCCTTTGACGCCCGCTGGCGCATCCGGCAAGCGCGCCAGGACCAAATGCACGACGTTGTCGGTCATCTGGTGGTCGCCCCAGGTGATGAAAATTTTCTGACCAGTGATCAAATAGTGGTCGCCCTGAGGCACGGCGCGGCTCTTGATGGCCGCCAGGTCGGAGCCGGCATCCGGCTCGGTCAGGTTCATGGTCCCGGTCCATTCGCCACTCACCAATTTGTCCAGGTAGGCAGCTTGCAGTTCGGCCGAGCCGTGATGGGCGATGGCTTCGATAGCGCCCTGGGTCAACATGGGGCACAAGGCGAAGGCCATATTGGCGGAGTGCCAGATTTCATTGACGGCCGTGCCGATTACGTTCGGAAGGTTTTGCCCGCCGTATTGTTCCTTAGCGGTCAACGAGGGCCAGCCGCCTTCCTGGAATTGCCGATACGCATCGGCAAAACCCGGCGCTTCCTGTACCCCGTTCTCCCCCAGGTGCGTACCTTGGGTATCACCGACCCGGTTGAGCGGCGCCAGTACGCCGGAACCCAGGCGGCCCGCCTCGCTCAAGATGGCCGAGACCAGCTCGCTGTTGACATCCTGAAGCTGGGCGCTCGCGCACAGTTGCTCAAATCCGACCAGAGCCTCCAGCACGAATTCGGTGTCGCGGTACGGATGGGCATAACCACTCATTGTTACTTTCCTCATTCACTCGTTAGACAGGCCGCTCCCCCTTTGCCCATTGCCCCGTACTGGGTAATGAACCAAAACGGCCATTACCCTGAAAACCAGGGACGGTATCAAGCAGGGATAGCGCCAGCAGCGCATAGCTCTATTCAGCTTCCTCCGATCCAGCCCTGCGTGGCAATTACAAAATCAGTCTAAAAACAGACATAAACGGACAGTCACTTTTGGCTAAACTACCCTCCCCCTGCTACCGGACCACTGAACGATGGGCATCGAGCGTTATTCAATCTCCATGTACTTCGCCCATATCCTGATGGCGGCCGCGCGCCGCCTCACGCTTGACGAAGAGGTATTGCTCAAGGAAGCCGGCATCAGCCGAAAGCGCCTGGATAACCTTCACCTGCGCATCACTCCCGACCAGTTCAGTCGCTTGATGCAAGCCGTCTGGCGGTTGAGTGACGACGAGTTTTTCGGCGCGGGTTCGCAGCGCTGTCCGAAGGGCTGCTTCGCGATCATGGCCAAGCAAGTGATCCACTCGCACAACCTGCATTCGGTGTATTACAAGCTCAGCCACTTCTACAACGTGATGAACGACTCCCTGCACCTGGAGCTGAAAGTCGTCGGTGATGAGGCCATGTTTTCAATGGCCTTGAGCGATCCGAGCCTGGACCCCGAATACCTGCTGAGGGGATTTTTACTGTTGCTCTGGCATCGCTTCCCGAGTTGGCTGATTGGCCAGCGGATCACGCTCAAGCGGGTGACGTTCGATCATCCCGAGCCGGTCCACTCGGCGGAATACCGCTTGATGTTTCCTTGCCCCATACATTTTGACCAACCCGAGACCTGCCTGGTGTTCGACGCCCGGATCCTCACCGCGCCGCTGGTGCAGACCGCGGAAACCCTGGCCTATCACCTGCAGCGAGCCCCGGTGGACTGGTTCACTCGCCCCGCCTATTACCCGGTTTATACGCGGCGGGTGCTGGATCACCTGGAGAACATCGGCGATCTCGCCAAGGCCACCATCCAGAGCACCGCCAGTGAGCTGCACCTGACGGAAAGAACACTGCGGCGCAAGCTACTGGCCGAAGGCAGCAAGTTTCAGAAGCTCAAGGACGGGGTGCGCCGCGACATGGCCATTCACTACTTGAGCCAGACGTCGATGTCGATCAATCAGACATCGCAACAGCTTGGCTTCTCGGACCCTTCGGCATTCACCCGGGCCTTCCGCCAATGGACTGGCGAGTTACCCAGAACTTACCGCGACGCAGCGCTCAACCGGAAATGACTCAGGCGTCCAGGCGCGCAGGCCGAGACGCCTTGCCCTGGACCCGCTCGCGGTAACGACCAGGGCTCTCGCCAGTCCACTTCTTGAACGCGCGATGGAATGCACTGGGTTCCTGAAAACCGCTCTGCGCGGCAATGTCGCCGATGCTGGCACGTGTCTGGCACAGCAACTCCAACGCCACACTGCGGCGCACTTCGTCCTTGATCTCCTGAAACGAACACCCCTCACGCTCCAGGCGACGACGCAAGGTACTGGGGCTCATATGCAAGTCCGCCGCCAGGGCCTCCAGCGCCGGCCATCGGCTGTAGTGGCTGCCACGCAAGCGTTGATACACCTGGGTCGACACGCCGTCCTGGTTGCGAAAGCGGATCACCAGCCATTGCGGCGCGGTACGCAGAAATACCTTGAGCGACGCCAGGTCCTGCACCACCGCCAGACGCAGGTAGCTGCTGGCAAATTCGATTTCGGTACGGGCCGCGCCAAACGTGAGGTTGTAGCCCCACAGCAGTTGATCGTCGCTGAGGGGCGCACGCGCATGGCGAAAGTCCGCGCGATCGATGGGCACGCGCCGCCCGCCCAGCCAGCACAGCAGGCTGATCATCAACACCAGAAAGGTTTCCTCGCCGTAACGACGCGTCTCTTCATCGCCGCCGCCGATGTCCAGACTGAGTACCGCGCGCTTGCCATGCACGCTGAGGCTGCCGCGAAAGTCGCGCAGGAACAGGGCGAAGCTGGCCAGGCACTGGGTGAGCGCCTTGCCCAGGTTCGGCTCTTGGATCAGGCCGCGGCAGATCAGGGCAAAACTGCCCGGCGGCATGCCATGAGAGTCCAGGCGGAAGAACTCATCGTTCAACTCACGAATCTGAATCAGCCATAACGCCGCAAACGCACTGGCCGGCACCCGGGCCTCGGGCTGGGTCAGCAGCGCCGGCGCGATGCCCGCTTCGTGCAGCACGGCGGCGAGCCGCTCCGGCTGATCCCGCAGCGCATGGATCATGACCTGCACGAAGTAGACTGCAACCGAATCCTTTTCCCGCGTGGGCATCATTCTGAGTTCCTGTAGCGGACACATGGTAAGAAACGCCAATACAACTGACAGGTTTCGGCATAGGCCGCCACATTGTCGGGCCCTAGACTCTCGCCCAATAGACCGTATTGCAAGGCATGCCTGTCGTGCAACGGCACCGCACAATTGAAGAGAGAGTGACGATGAATCTGCACAATATCGGCGTGATCGGCGCGGGCACCATGGGTAACGGCATCGCCCAGATCTGCGCCGTGGCCGGCATCAACGTGACCTTGCTGGACATCTCCGCAGGTGCCCTGGAAAAAGCCCTGGCCACCGTAAGCAAGAACCTCGATCGCCAAGTCAGCAAGGGCATCCTCAGCGAACCCCAGAAGCATACGGCCCTGGGCAATATCCACACCAGCACCGACTACGCCAGCCTGGCCAATGCCCAGTGGGTCATCGAGGCGGCCACGGAAAACCTGGAACTGAAGCGACGCGTGCTGCAGCAGATCGCCGCTAACGTCAGCGAGCAGTGTGTGATCGCATCCAACACATCATCGCTGTCCATCACCGAACTGGCCGCCGGCGTTAATGCCCCCGAGCGCTTTATCGGCCTGCACTTCTTCAACCCAGTGCCGGTGATGGGCCTGATCGAAGTGATTCGTGGCCTGCAGACCAGCGACACCACCCACGCCCAAGCCATCGAGCTGGCGCAGTACCTGGGCAAAACCGCGATCACTGCCGGCAACCGCCCAGGTTTCGTGGTCAACCGGATTCTGGTGCCGATGATCAACGAAGCGATCCTGGTGCTCCAGGAAGGCCTGGCCAGCGCCGAAGACATCGACGCCGGCATGTCCCTGGGCTGCAATCAGCCAATCGGCCCGCTGGCCCTTGCCGACCTGATTGGCCTGGACACTTTGCTGGCGATCCTCGAGGCGTTCTACGAGGGCTTCCAGGACAGCAAATACCGCAGCGCGCCACTGCTCAGGGAAATGGTGGCCGCCGGTTACCTGGGGCGTAAGACCGGGCGTGGCTTCCACACCTATGGCTGAGTATCGCTCGCGCCTGTGCGAACACCGTAACAAGGCCCTGGAGTTGCTCGCCAGCAAAGGCTTCGGTCAAGTCGGCATGCGCGAGCTGGCCAGCAGCCTGGGGCTGACCCCGGGCTCGCTGTACCACCACTACCCCAGCAAGCAGCACCTGTTGCTGGATTGGATCGAAGAGTTCTACGAAGAATTGCTGACCACCCTGGGGCGCGTCGAACAACGACCACGCGCTCGCCAGGACAATCTGCAACGGCTGATTCACGCCCACCTGGATTTACATCAGGAAATGCCCTGGCATTTCCGCCTGGCGGAGCGTGATTGCAGCTGCCTCACGGAGGACCAGCAACTGCGGGTCCGACAACTGCGCGAACAATACGAGCGCCGACTGCTGCAAATGCTCGGGCGACCACGGCGGTTGAGCGTCCACGCTCTGCAAGCGGCCGGCCACGCCATCGCCACGCTACTGAACAATGCGCCGAGCTGGCTGGCCGGGCAGACGCTGGACGATGCCGAACGCACTGAGCTACTGGAAAACCTGCTGACCGGCGCCATCGAGCGCGTGCTGGCGCCGAGAGCCAGCGACAGGCCAAGCTTGCAGATCGCCGTGGCCTGAGGTCGATCAGCGCAGTTGCAAAGGGTCCACCAGGCCAACGGCAATCGCCATGCCCACCAACTCCGGCAAATGGCTGGCCGCCATGCGCTTCATGACGCGGGCGCGATACAGATCGATGGTCTTGACGCTGACGCCCAACTGCTCGGCGATTTCCCGATTGGTATAGCCCTGCACCAGCGGGAGCAACACATCACGCTCCCGTGGCGTGAGTTGCTGCATCCGCGCTTGTACCCGCGCAGGCCCTTCACCGAGGCTCTGGCGATGATCGGCCTTGCTCAAGGCTTGCAGCACACTGTCCAGCAGCAACTGCTCGTTGTAAGGCTTCTCGATAAAGTCATGCGCCCCGGCCTTGAACGCACGCACCACAATCGGCACATCGGCGTGACCACTGACGAAAATCACCGGCAGGTGCAAGTCACGGCTGCGCATGTGTTCCTGCACATTCAGGCCGCCCATGCCCGGCATGCGCACATCCAGCAGCACGCAGGCGTTGAGGCGGCTGTCGCAGGCCTCGAGAAACTCGCGGCCACTGGTAAACGGCAGCGCCTTGAGGCCCACCGATTCCAGCAACCACACGGTCGAGTCGAGCATCCCCTGGTCATCATCGACCACATACACCACCTGCTCCGTCACGCTCACCATGACTTGATTCCTCTTCTTATTGTGGGGCACCGCTCTGGGCGAGCGTCGGCAAGCGACAGCACATTTGCAGCCCGACCGGCATCGGCTCGGCCTGCAACTCGCCACCGAAACCTTCGATGATGCTGCGACTCATGGACAAGCCCAGGCCCAGGCCATTGGCCTTGCTGGTGTAGAACGGCGTAAATATCTGCTCCAACTGCGCCGGCGAAACGCCGGGGCCCTGATCGCTCACATCGATCTGCACCCACCCGTCACGTTGCGCCAATGCGCTCATGACGATCAGCGAAGGCTGGCCGGGATGGGCTTCGCGATTCGCATCAATGGCATTGCGCAGCAAGTTCAGCAGCACCTGCTCGAGCAGCACCCGGTCGGCGTAAATCAGCGGCAGATTATCCGGCAGGCGATCCTCGATCGCCACCTGACAATCGCTGGCCTCCCAGGCACACAGGCGCACCGCTTCGCGGGCCACCTCGCCGGGGTTGAGCGCCTCCATGCGGCGGCGCCCCTTGCGCAGAAACGCGCGCAAGCGCTTGATCACTTGCGCGGCGTGATTGGCATGCACCGAGATCCGCTCCAGGCCTTGGGCCACCCGCTCGGCTGCCGGCGAATCGCTGCCCAGAGCGGTCAAATAACGCTGGCTCGCATTGGCGTAATTGACCACTGCCGCCAACGGCTGATTCATTTCATGGGCGATGCCCGACGCCAGCTCACCCAGGGTCACCAGGCGCGCGGTGTGAGCCAGTTCGTCCTGATGATGACGCTGCTGGGCTTCACGCAATTCGCGCTCGGTAAGATCACGGACCACCAGCGAATAAAAGCGCTCGCCACTGGCGGAACGATGGGCCAGCACCATCAGCACCACCGGCACCGACACGGCCACACCCAACGGCTGCAGGCGCGTATCGAGGCTCCAACAGCCATCGCGTTCGGCGCCGCTCCAACCTTCGTGCTGCAAGCGTGCCAATACATCGCGACCCAGAAACTGCGCCAGGCTCGGCATGCTGGGCGATTCAGCCAGCCTCAGGATGCGTCGCGCGGCAGGGTTGAGATACGTGACGGCACCATCGGGCTGGATAAAC
It encodes:
- a CDS encoding dipeptidase, whose amino-acid sequence is MYFPLKQLAVASVFAAGLSTLVSPAFANITPQQSTAILKNFSETSVTDFNSFLGTLAQGELGKTSDVGQAINAFLEHKPLSAEQQNELNRLLGIYARLKYAKAATETLRELVEIPTFNVDGLPQYKNPQFLKIADKLQGLAKAFNLNFRNIDNRVYEISLEGSGDEVVGIHAHADVVPVTPENWVLKDGTRLDPFKFTLIGDRMYGRGTEDDKNGIVVAMYAMKVIKEEKLPLARTFKLLVDTTEETSGDAIPYYFERNPTPPYNLALDGGYPVVIAEKGYGTVMAIFPRRKGEGKGAEIIAMTGGKATNQIPSASVATLLSDKPAELAASLQEAGAQYAKRNGADFQVNAKVVGKEVQLTVTGVSAHSSEPESGVNPVARMLGLIHSVDGKIALKHNHITDAARYAADNWGLDYLGGKLGVGFADDFMGPLTTSPTFVDLDDKAFKLAVNLRVPKGKSPEKLKAEIADKLSTWDKKTKINVNFTYSIAEPMYRNPEGEWVKALLAVATENLGMKHAFGTSAGATSVHELPNGVQFGLARPEEKYTGHTDNEFKTVEQFLLDLQIVTEMMARVGQLPKL
- a CDS encoding acetyl-CoA hydrolase/transferase family protein, with translation MHHQRIRLDSLHEKIMSAAQAAAFIHDGMTVGMSGFGGAGDAKAVPLALIERARQDPLKINLITGASLGRGLDGQMAEAGLLARRMPFQGDPVLRKAINEGRVVFIDQHLSEVVEQLRDGSLPNPDVAVIEAVAITEQGHIVPTSSVGNSASFAQTARQVIVELNLASSPYFEGMHDIFLPHGRPGRGPIPIISPDDRIGTQAIAIDPAKIVAIVLCDTPESAIPMLPPDHETQAIADHLVAFFEQEVEHERLGRSLAPLQVGVGSIANAVMCGLIDAPFSDLVQYSEVLQDSTFELLDAGKLKFASGCSITLSGPCGERVFGNLDKYADRLVLRPQEISNHPEVIRRLGVIAINTALEFDLYGNVNSTHVGGTHIMNGIGGSGDFARNALLSIFVTKSIAKDGAISRVVPMVSHVDHTEHDVDILVTEQGLADLRGLAPKERAELIINNCVHPDYREALRSYFTAACAKGGHTPHVLSKALSWHINLQETGSMQVAAASV
- a CDS encoding acyl-CoA dehydrogenase, whose translation is MSGYAHPYRDTEFVLEALVGFEQLCASAQLQDVNSELVSAILSEAGRLGSGVLAPLNRVGDTQGTHLGENGVQEAPGFADAYRQFQEGGWPSLTAKEQYGGQNLPNVIGTAVNEIWHSANMAFALCPMLTQGAIEAIAHHGSAELQAAYLDKLVSGEWTGTMNLTEPDAGSDLAAIKSRAVPQGDHYLITGQKIFITWGDHQMTDNVVHLVLARLPDAPAGVKGISLFVVPKFLLDAQGQPGVRNNVQCISLEHKLGIHGSPTCVMNFGDPEGAVGYLVGEPHMGLACMFTMMNHARQSVGLQGLSIAERAYQQARQYAKDRLQGTRKDGSRFSIIHFPDVRRMLMQMKASIEAMRALSLVAAAEVDRAAHAPTPELAHQHQGRVDVFTPIVKGWLTELAQEVTSLGVQIHGGMGFIEETGAAQHYRDARILTIYEGTTGIQALDLVGRKTLLNQGALLNSLLEEMDQTVEQLRHIDALDYQAVALAAALGAGREALSLLLDNAKRDADWAGSVSVNFLMLFGYLSGGWLMARSAVQAHAQLEAGTGDAEFLKAKGVSARFYAEQLLPRVHALLAAVSAGSASIMALDDEQF
- a CDS encoding AraC family transcriptional regulator, with the protein product MGIERYSISMYFAHILMAAARRLTLDEEVLLKEAGISRKRLDNLHLRITPDQFSRLMQAVWRLSDDEFFGAGSQRCPKGCFAIMAKQVIHSHNLHSVYYKLSHFYNVMNDSLHLELKVVGDEAMFSMALSDPSLDPEYLLRGFLLLLWHRFPSWLIGQRITLKRVTFDHPEPVHSAEYRLMFPCPIHFDQPETCLVFDARILTAPLVQTAETLAYHLQRAPVDWFTRPAYYPVYTRRVLDHLENIGDLAKATIQSTASELHLTERTLRRKLLAEGSKFQKLKDGVRRDMAIHYLSQTSMSINQTSQQLGFSDPSAFTRAFRQWTGELPRTYRDAALNRK
- a CDS encoding AraC family transcriptional regulator, whose product is MMPTREKDSVAVYFVQVMIHALRDQPERLAAVLHEAGIAPALLTQPEARVPASAFAALWLIQIRELNDEFFRLDSHGMPPGSFALICRGLIQEPNLGKALTQCLASFALFLRDFRGSLSVHGKRAVLSLDIGGGDEETRRYGEETFLVLMISLLCWLGGRRVPIDRADFRHARAPLSDDQLLWGYNLTFGAARTEIEFASSYLRLAVVQDLASLKVFLRTAPQWLVIRFRNQDGVSTQVYQRLRGSHYSRWPALEALAADLHMSPSTLRRRLEREGCSFQEIKDEVRRSVALELLCQTRASIGDIAAQSGFQEPSAFHRAFKKWTGESPGRYRERVQGKASRPARLDA
- a CDS encoding 3-hydroxybutyryl-CoA dehydrogenase, with protein sequence MNLHNIGVIGAGTMGNGIAQICAVAGINVTLLDISAGALEKALATVSKNLDRQVSKGILSEPQKHTALGNIHTSTDYASLANAQWVIEAATENLELKRRVLQQIAANVSEQCVIASNTSSLSITELAAGVNAPERFIGLHFFNPVPVMGLIEVIRGLQTSDTTHAQAIELAQYLGKTAITAGNRPGFVVNRILVPMINEAILVLQEGLASAEDIDAGMSLGCNQPIGPLALADLIGLDTLLAILEAFYEGFQDSKYRSAPLLREMVAAGYLGRKTGRGFHTYG
- a CDS encoding TetR/AcrR family transcriptional regulator, coding for MAEYRSRLCEHRNKALELLASKGFGQVGMRELASSLGLTPGSLYHHYPSKQHLLLDWIEEFYEELLTTLGRVEQRPRARQDNLQRLIHAHLDLHQEMPWHFRLAERDCSCLTEDQQLRVRQLREQYERRLLQMLGRPRRLSVHALQAAGHAIATLLNNAPSWLAGQTLDDAERTELLENLLTGAIERVLAPRASDRPSLQIAVA
- a CDS encoding response regulator transcription factor, which translates into the protein MVSVTEQVVYVVDDDQGMLDSTVWLLESVGLKALPFTSGREFLEACDSRLNACVLLDVRMPGMGGLNVQEHMRSRDLHLPVIFVSGHADVPIVVRAFKAGAHDFIEKPYNEQLLLDSVLQALSKADHRQSLGEGPARVQARMQQLTPRERDVLLPLVQGYTNREIAEQLGVSVKTIDLYRARVMKRMAASHLPELVGMAIAVGLVDPLQLR
- a CDS encoding PAS domain-containing sensor histidine kinase; its protein translation is MMIGNSAHLPGGSPLLAHDPQPSLLLDAQAQPLELNAALRVLLEQLSLVDCRRLLPINCLPLVQACLVQQRAIEGVEAQFADRILVWTFIPGPGENRVLARCREASAQIVAERESAKARRLYRLIIENTTDLISRHTPDGGFLDASPASWALLGYWPGELRGTLAQRLFHRQGLAAMVRRAREGLEQDGYYTMTYRIRHRRGHYLWFETACRAIRETYTGAVVEVVSVSRDITARVQAEETTRRLADVVEANTDPVLFIQPDGAVTYLNPAARRILRLAESPSMPSLAQFLGRDVLARLQHEGWSGAERDGCWSLDTRLQPLGVAVSVPVVLMVLAHRSASGERFYSLVVRDLTERELREAQQRHHQDELAHTARLVTLGELASGIAHEMNQPLAAVVNYANASQRYLTALGSDSPAAERVAQGLERISVHANHAAQVIKRLRAFLRKGRRRMEALNPGEVAREAVRLCAWEASDCQVAIEDRLPDNLPLIYADRVLLEQVLLNLLRNAIDANREAHPGQPSLIVMSALAQRDGWVQIDVSDQGPGVSPAQLEQIFTPFYTSKANGLGLGLSMSRSIIEGFGGELQAEPMPVGLQMCCRLPTLAQSGAPQ